From a single Granulicella aggregans genomic region:
- a CDS encoding response regulator, which yields MRLATNEHIPAALSAARPYQPRRQILRAPMRPKKSILCVDSNEQPLSVRKFLLETRGYRVITATSSQQALEILRASIPGTLDLILSDLIMPQMDGNELVRRAKQLHPGLPAMIVSGTVTSFDRAIAADVFLPKGACSASEMLERIRVLVARKRGPKKAVKPDYIAPDFAPASSMSSFAHAAAS from the coding sequence ATGCGCCTCGCAACAAACGAGCACATCCCCGCGGCCCTCTCCGCCGCACGGCCCTACCAGCCGCGCCGGCAGATCCTGCGAGCCCCAATGCGCCCCAAGAAGTCGATCCTCTGTGTTGACAGCAACGAACAGCCTCTCTCAGTTCGTAAGTTTCTCCTCGAAACCCGCGGCTACCGCGTGATCACCGCCACCAGCTCCCAGCAGGCTCTTGAGATCCTCCGGGCATCCATCCCCGGCACGCTCGACCTCATCCTTTCAGATCTCATCATGCCGCAGATGGACGGCAACGAACTCGTCCGCCGCGCCAAGCAGCTTCACCCCGGCCTGCCCGCGATGATCGTCTCCGGCACCGTCACCTCGTTCGACCGCGCCATCGCCGCCGATGTCTTCCTCCCCAAGGGCGCTTGCTCCGCCTCCGAGATGCTCGAGCGCATCCGCGTCCTCGTAGCTCGCAAGCGAGGCCCCAAGAAGGCCGTCAAGCCCGACTACATCGCGCCCGACTTCGCTCCAGCCTCGTCGATGTCCTCCTTCGCCCACGCCGCAGCCAGCTAG